The Thermotoga sp. Ku-13t genomic sequence GGACCAGCTGACCGTGCACAGAAAGATCGTCGAAGAATTCGAAAAGAGGAGGAAAGGATGACGTGTTCTTCGGCATGTTCATGATGGAATTGAAGAGAACTCTGAAAAATCCTTACTCCTTGGCGCTGATACTGGCCGTGCCATTGATCATAACCGTTACTGCCGTCGTGCTGTTTTCCAGCCTCGGGTTTCTACACACAAAGATAGGCATATTCAACCTCGATACGGATCCTTTGTCCCGCTTCACGGTTGGCATAGTGATGTCGATGTTCAAGGGCGGTAACATCAGTTACGTGGGGGAAGATTACGATCAGAAATTGCTCAACGGTGAACTGCAAGCGGTGGTCGTGATTCCGAAGGATTTCTCTAAGAAACTCTACGCCGCCGAGCAAACCGAACTGATCTTCATACCCAGCCCGGTAGACCTGCAGCTATCCACGATCATCTACAGAACCTTCCGTTCCATGTTCGAAGATCTCAACGGAAGTCCTTTCTTCGATCCCAAAGTCATCAGGTACCTGTTCACCTCTCCGGGGTATCCTGCACCGAAGCTCTCGGCGTTCGAAAAAGAGAGCGTTCTGAGCTTTAGCTCCATGCTCGTTCCGATAGTTGTCTTTCTCTCGACGGCATGTGTCTTGTTCTCAATCGCCGCGAGTTCGTTCCAGCAAGACGAGCAGTCGCGGTTGACAGAGTTGTTCATTTCGATGGGTGTGGGCAAGCTGAGCTACGCACTGTCGAAAATGGCCGCTTACACGACGGTGGGTTTGCTCGTCTCGTTCTCATCGCTTCTGATACTTTCGCTTTTCGGTGCGATCTCTGTAACACCAATGATTTTGGTCCTGCTGTTCTTGAATGCCCTGTTCCACGCGTGCGTTGGGTTGATCGTGTCCTCTCTGTCTCCAAATGTACAGGTTTCATCGATGCTGAGCGTGGGTCTCACACTCGTCAGCTTCTACTTTAGTGGCACCGTTGTGCCACTTTCAGCTATGCCGTCGAAGTTGCAGGCCATCGCATGGAATTATCCCCTCTTCTTGATGAGTTACGTTCTGAGAAAGCAACAGCTCTTTTTGTTCAACTCAGCGGATGATATGAAAAAGATCCTGCTGTATGTCTTCATCACCTTCAGCACGTGTCTGGTGCTCGGTTCAATGGAGTTGAGGAGGAGATGAGATGAGGAAGGTCCTGGTGGTGTCAGATACACACGGTTCTTTCACGAGCTGGCAGAGATTGAAATCTCTGGTGGGACAGGTTGATGAACTTTACCATCTTGGAGACGTACTCTACCATGGCCCAAGAAATCCGATACCAGAAGGATACGATCCCGCAAGGCTCGCCGAGGCCTTGAGGAGCGAGAATCTCTTTCTGGTTCGGGGCAACTGCGACGCAGACGTTGATCTGCTCGTGCTTGGAATATCGGAAGCACCGAAGATTCTCACCGCGAGTTTCGGTCAGATCAGTTTCGTGATGAGCCACGGCGAACTGTTTGAAAACGATGAACAGATGTTGAGCATCCTCGAAGAACATAACGCGCAAGTTCTCTTTTACGGTCACACACACATTCCAAGGTTCGAATGGCTGGATTCGAAGCTGATCATTAATCCGGGTAGTCTCTCTTTACCAAAATCACGGTCTGAGCCAGGATTCGTGCTCATCCACGCAGAAGAAACTGTTGAGATTGCTCTGGTTTCTCTGAGTGGAAAGATCGTTAAGGAGGTCTCGCTGTGAACGATCTGGCGGGTTTGATACGTTCTTCCTTCGCGAGAATATCCATGATCGAGCATCACGAAGAGATCGTTCCGGAGGATGTGAGATTTGGTCCTTCTTCGTGGATCGTTGAGAGTGGAGAGGCAGTCGCGCGCGAAGAACTTAACAGGGTCGTTTTTGTAGACAGCAGGAGAAGGAGGTTCGCATCCATAGAGGTCGAAGGTTACGTACTGTTGATCTCTCAAATCGTCACCGGTGCAGTGCTCTTGGAAAACGATCGCTGTAAACCCCTCTTCTCTTCGGAAGAACCTCCCGTAGTGAAACTCGTGTTAGGCGTTCCTGATCCCATAGCAGCGCTCTGGGAGTTGAGCAAAGGCGAGCAAGTAACAATAGGAAACTTGATATGCGATGTGGCCGTAGGGCCGACGGCTGAGGACGCCACAGATTCCTACATGCAGGATGTGGAAAGAGAAACGGTGGAACGTTACGTTGAAGATTATCTCGTCGTGAAAGATGGGGTCATAAACTTTCAGAGCCCCACCTTCAAACCTGGACGCGGCCCGCTGGGATTGGTCAAAAACATACACATACCTTACGTGGATCCTGAGAAGTTCAAAGCGTTCGGTTTGATGAAGAAAGGCCAGCGATCCAGATGCATCGCCACGGAGCTCGGAAAAGGTGGTGAACTGCTCAAAGTGATGAGCTATTTGAAGCTCTCGAACATCCCAGGATTGCGGGGACTGGTCAGAATAGAAACGGTGGTTCACAAGGACGAGTTGAGCGCTGTGAAGGAAGATATATTCAAACTCTTTGAGGCTATCTCCCACACGCTGACCAGGGTGAGCGATGATACCGGACTGATTCCGAGAACGCCCGAAGACACCCTTCCCGTCGTGTTTTTAGAGAAGTATCTGGACCGCTACTTCTACAACGAAACCTACGTCAAATGCGCCCTCTTAGAAGCGATCAGAAGCTGAACGCGATGACCCTTCAAACTGACGAAAAGGCCCCGAGCGGGGCCCACCTTTCCTCTGAAGCGTGGTGTTCTTTTACTCTTCACCCACCTGCATCCTTACGAACCTCGTGACCTGGATGTTCTCCCTGATTTTCGCAATCGCCTCATCGATGATCTGTTTAACAGTTTTCGTGTCATCAAATATGTACTTTTGGTCGTACAGACAAACCTCTTCGAAGAACTTTTCGAGTTTTCCCTGGACGATCTTCTCGATGACCTGTTGCGGCTTGTTGGAATCCTTCAGCTGTGCCAGGTATATTTCTTTTTCCTTCTCGATTACCTCCTGTGGAACGTCCTCTCTCGATACGTACTTTGGATTCATCGCGGCTACCTGCTTTGCAAGGTTGTAAGCGAGCTCTTTGAACTCCGGCAGGCGAGCCACGAAGTCGGTTTCACAACCGAGTTCGAGCAGAACACCTATCTTGTCGTTGAAGTGAACGTACGCGGTTATGATGCCTTCCTTCGTGGCACGGGATGCCTTCTTCTGAGCGACTGCCATGCCTCTTTTCCTCAGTATCTCAACAGCCTTTTCAAAGTCGCCGTTCGCTTCGCTCAGTGCGGTCTTGCATTCCATCACTCCTGCACCGGTCATTTCTCTCAATTTCTTCACCATTTCTGCGCTGATTTCCATCGTCCGAGACCTCCTCAGATCAGATTTATTGAAACGAGCCGTGCGATATTATAGCACACCTTTACCGTACAGTTCCTTGAGAGCTTCCAATACGTTGGCAGGAACCCACCTGCTGACGTCTCCACCCATGGAAGCCACTTCTCTGACCAGACTGGACGAGAGGAAAGAATACCTCTCATCGGTCATCAGAAAGACGGTTTCCAGTTCTGGCCACAGGTGCTTGTTCGCGATGGCCATTTCTAACTCGTACTGGAAGTCTGTCACCGCACGCAAACCACGAACGATGATCTTTATGTTCCTGTTCTTGGCATATTCGACGAGCAGCCCATCATGATTGTCTACATGAACGCGTGGCTCGTTCTCGAACAGTTCCCTGATCAGCTCGAGTCTTCTTTCCAACGGCAGCAGCGGCTTCTTCTTAGGGTTCACCATGACAACGACCCACAGTTCGTCGAATATCTTCAACGCCCTCTGAATCACGTCCAAATGGCCGTAAGTGATCGGATCGAACGAACCGGGGTACATGGCTTTCACGTTCTCAACCTCCGCACGAAACTTGAAAGATTTGCATCGTCTCCAGCGCGATCGCGGAAAGCTTGTTTCCATAAACGCATCCTGTGTCCAGTCCCACTTTGTCCTTCAAGATCAAAACATCCTGAAAAGGCGTATGGCCAAAGAAGATCCTGTAGCCAGGCAACGGGTTCTCGCTGTATATGAACTCGTATCTGATCCAGAGCATGTCGAATTCGCTCTGCTCTTCCAGCGGCACGTTTGGTCTAACGCCCGCATGAACGAATAGATCGTTCCCCTGAACGTAGTAGATCGAGGTTGACTTCAGGAACTCTATGTGATCCTTCAAAATCCTGTCCACACCGCCGTAACTTCTGAGCGTGGCGCTTGCCCCGTTCATGAGCCACAGATCGAGGTTCGTTCCATTAAGAACATAATCGAGCATCATCTGCTCGTGGTTACCTCTTATGAAAATGCAATCATAATTCTCTGAAAGCTCCAGCAGTGTTTCAACAACACCTTTGCTGTCTGGCCCTCTGTCCACGTAGTCACCCAGGAAGATGAGTCTTGAATCCTTGGTCAGGGGTATCTTGCTGAGCAACTTTGTGAGACAGTCCAGACATCCGTGCACGTCACCTATCACGAACGTCAATCATGCCACCCCTCAGCACGATGTACAGAGTGAACCCGATCAGTATCGACAGAGCGCTGATGAGCTGAGCCAACCTGATCGATCCGACGTACATGCTGTCTAATCTGAGCCTTTCGATGCAGATCCGTCCCAGCGAATAAAGGCACAGATAGAGTGAGAAAACTTCACCAAAGTTCTTTCTCTGGTGTTTCAGATACCGCGTCAGTAGAAGGAACACGAAGAAGTCCCACAGGGATTCGTACAGAAACGTGGGATGAAAGTAATCGTACTGCCTGTATTCAAACGGTCTCATCGCGACAGGAACGTACATCTTCCAGGGAAGGTTCGTGGGCTCTCCAAAGGCTTCATAGTTGAAGAAATTTCCCCACCTTCCGATCGCCTGTCCCAGCGGTAAATAGGCAGCGCCAAGGTCCAGTGCCTGTAACGGTTTGAAGGTGACGTTTTTCTTTATCAGGGAATACAGAAGAAAGACCGCTATTCCTGCCAGCACTGCTCCCTGTATGGAAAGACCACCGTGCCAGATTTTCACGATCTCGGCGGGATTTCTTGAATAGAATTTCCAGTTCGAAAGCACGTACAGGGCTCTCGCACCGACTATTCCGAACACGACTGAATAGAAGACGAGCTCATCCACCTGTTCGGGATCGACATTCTCTTGCTTGGCTTGTCTTCTTGCCAGCGAGTAAGAAAGGAGCACACCGGTGAGGACGAATAACGAATAGAACCGAAGCTCAAAATTACCGATCTTGATCAGATACTGTGGGAGGATCAATGTGCCCCGAAAAACGAGCGCAACGAAGATGGCAAGCAAAACTAACAGCAAAAACAGTAGAACTTTCTTCATGGTCATTTCTCCAGCAGGGTTTTCTCTATCATGCTTATCTGATTCTTGATCTTGTGGGCGGACCTGTAATCCTCTTTCTTCAGCGCTTCTTCTAACCTGTGCCTCAGAATGTAAAGGTGCCGCATGATGACTTCTTTCTGCTGCACATGACCTGCACTTTCTTTTCCGAACAGCTTTCCAAGCACTCCGACAGGAACGATGGAAAAAACCAGATCCCTCGGTGATAGCTGGTCGGCGAGGAGTTCACCGAGGTTTGAGTCCTGCACCACGCGCGTGTACCCCGCGATGTATTTCAGGTTCTTGCGATCGAAAGAATCCGCTTCCTTCAACGTTTTCCTCAGACAACCAATGCACAGGTGAACTTCTTTTGGTACACCGTCGGACAGAAACCTGTATGTTCTAACGTTGACATCAGTTTTGCACACATCGCAATTCACACGATCACCTCTACCGAATTGAACAAGGACATAGCCTTTTGGACACCATCTGTAAGGATCGTTTTGACGGCTTCCACAGCGACATCGAGCACCTTGTCTAATACCGATCGTTCTTCTTCTGAGAAGTCGCTCAGGACGAATTCTGCGAGGTCCGCACCCTCTGGTTTTGGGCCTATCCCGATCCTCAATCTCACGAACTCGTTCGTTCCCAGTACTTCAATTATGGATTTCAAACCGTTATGCCCACCAGCACTGCCCTTCTGCCTGATCCTTATCTTTCCGAGTGGAAGATCAACGTCGTCGTACACAACAATTATATCACCGGCCGAAAGGCTGTATCTCTCCATCAAGGATTTCACGGCCTGTCCACTGACGTTCATGTACGTCAAGGGTTTCACCAGGAAACAGCCACCGCATTTCGCCAATTCGTAGTTCGATTCACGTACGAAATTGGAACTGCAACCGGTTTTTTGAACGAATCTCTCCAGAAACATAAAACCCACGTTATGCCTGTTTGAGGCATAACGTGGTCCCGGGTTGCCCAAGCCTATTATGTACCGCACGGTCATTCTTTTTCTTCTTCAGTCTCCTCTGCCTTCTTTCCTTTCTTTATGACCTCGGGCTCGGTCTCAGCAGGAGCGGCAGCCACTTCCGTGACTTCCAGTCCTCTCGGCACGATGATCGTGACCAACGCTTCTTCGGCTGGGAGTAACGCCTTCATCCCCTTTGGAAGTCGCAAATCGCGCACGTGGTATGACTGTCCCAGGTCGAGCTGTGTGACATCTATTTCAATGTGTTCGAGCAGCACATCCGGCAGGGTCTCGACGGGTAGTTCTGTGTGTATTATTTCCATTATGCCTCCCTTTTCTACTCCAACGGGTTTTCCGACCACGCGTATGGGTATCTCGATCCTCATAGTGTGACCCTTGGCAGGTTTGTAGAAATCGATGTGGACAACTTCGTCCGTTACTTTGTCAATCTGAACTTTCTTTACGAACACTTCTATTTCCTGTTCTCCTGTGTCTGTTTTGATCTTCAGTGTGATCGGCTTAGCCTCAGAGAATGCGTGAACGAATTTCTCAACCTCCTGTTTCTTGAGCTTGATGGCTAAAGGTTCCATCTCTGGACCGTAAACGATCCCAGGGATCATACCTTGCCTTCTGAGCCTTCTTACAGGCCTCTTACCTTGTTCCGTTCTGATCTCAGCCGTAAGCATTCCAACACCTCCTCGTCATTTGAACAGGATACTCACCGACAGATTCTTTCTGATCCGCATGATGGCTTCTCCCAAGAGGTTCGCTATGCTCACCACATGGAACTTACTTGGGAGACTCTTGTGGTACACCGTATCAGTTATGTAGACTTCGTCTATCTGGCTGTTTTGAATCTTTTCCACGGCGTTACCTGAAAGGACACCGTGTGTTGCACAAGCAAGTATACGCTCTGCCCCGGCATTTTTCAAGGCCTGTGCCCCCTGGATCATGGTTCCACCGGTGTCGATTATGTCGTCGAACATCAATGCGATCTTTCCCTTGACGTCTCCTATTATGTTGACAATTTCCGCAACGTTGTCTGCCGGTCGACGCTTGTCGAGGATCGCCAGAGGTACCTGAAGCTTTTCTGCGAGTTTGCTGGCGCGCCTCACCGCTCCAACGTCTGGTGAAACAACTACGATGTCGTTTTTGATGTTTCCATACCTCTTCGTGATCTCTTCTATGAACACCGGGAAGCTGTAGAGGTTGTCGAGTGGTATATCGAAGAAACCCTGTATCTGCTCGGCGTGGAGGTCTATCGTCAAAACGCGTGTGGCACCCGCCACAGTAATGATGTTCGCCACGAGCTTTGCCGTTATCGGATCTCTACCTTTGGCTTTTCTGTCCTGCCGCGCATAGCCGAAGTACGGTATAACGACGGCGATGCTGTTCGCAGACGCACGTTTGAACGCATCCACCATCACCAACAGTTCCATGATGTTTTCGTTGACTGGTGGTGAGAAAGACTGAAGGACGAACACGTCGTGTCCCCTGACCGTTTCGTTTATCCGCACGTTTATCTCGCCGTCGGAAAACCTCGATACCTGACAGTCTCCAAGTCTCAGGCCCAGATACTCCGCAACTTTCTGCGCGAGGGGAAGGTTGGAGTTTCCTGCGAAAAACTTCAGATCGTTACGTTGAAAAGGCATTTCCCGACTCCTCCCTTTTTTTGATGACCCATCCAGGCTTGTTCGTCTGCCTGCAACGTGCGATGGCCAGGCTCCATTCTGGTACATCCTGGTTTATCACAGAACCTGCCGCAATGATGGCTCCTCTTCCAATCTTCACAGGCGCTATCAAAGAGCTGTTACTCCCTATGAAGGCTTCATCATCGATGAACGTTGGATTCTTCTTTTTGCCATCGAAGTTACACGTTATGGTTCCTGCACCGATGTTCACATTCTCGCCGATGGTCGCATCTCCAAGGTAAGCGAGATGCTGTGCTTTGGTATGGGAACCTATCTTCGAGTTCTTGACTTCAACAAAGTTTCCGATCTTGACGTTCGATTTGAGCACAGTACCTTCCCTTAACCTTGCGTATGGTCCCACGGACACGTCGTCTTCGATCGTTGCACCAACGCAATCCGAACTGATTATACGCACCCTGTTACCGACAGTACAGTTCTCTATTCTCGTCATAGGACCTATAACGCACTGCTCACCTATCTTGGTTTTGCCGATCAGGAAAGTCATAGGATAAAGCGTGGTATCGGGACCGACTTCCACGTCCGCATCCACGTACGTGGTTTCCGGATCCAGAACTGTAACACCGTTGAGCATGAGTTCTTCGAGGATTTCTCTCTGCTTGATCTTTTGAACGAACGCCAGCTGCACCTTGTCGTTCACCCCAACGAATTGCTTCCAGTCGCGAACTTGGTGTATTCCGACTTTGTTCATCAGAGTCACTGCATCGGTTAAATAATACTCTTTCTTAGAATTGTCAGGCCTTATTTTTGGTAAAGCTTCGAGCAAGCTGCTCCCTCTGAAAACGTAGATGCCGGTGTTGACCTCCCGTATCGACTTTTCCTCGTCGCTCGCGTCGGATTCTTCCACGATCCTCACGAACTTTCCCGTTTGGTCCCTAAGTATTCTTCCATAACCGGTGGGGTCCGTCATCAGTGTTGAGACAATTGTCACATCATTTTCATCAGTTTTGTGTCGATCTAAAACTTCCTTCAAAGTCTCAACCTTTATCAACGGCATATCACCGTAGAGAATCATCAGATCGTCGTTAGGATCTATAAAGTCCTGGGCACTCATCACTGCATGTGCGGTGCCAAGCTGTTCACCCTGGATACGAACCTCAACGTCGGGTGGAACAACCTGCATTATTTGCTCGGCAGCGTGTCCCAGCACGACACAAACGTGTCCACCCAATTTCTTGGCAGTTTCGAGAACCCACAACAGCATCGCTCTGCCACACACTGGATGCAAAACTTTTGGCAGTTTCGATTTCATCCTCACTCCCTTACCCGCGGCCAGGATCA encodes the following:
- a CDS encoding ABC transporter permease; amino-acid sequence: MFFGMFMMELKRTLKNPYSLALILAVPLIITVTAVVLFSSLGFLHTKIGIFNLDTDPLSRFTVGIVMSMFKGGNISYVGEDYDQKLLNGELQAVVVIPKDFSKKLYAAEQTELIFIPSPVDLQLSTIIYRTFRSMFEDLNGSPFFDPKVIRYLFTSPGYPAPKLSAFEKESVLSFSSMLVPIVVFLSTACVLFSIAASSFQQDEQSRLTELFISMGVGKLSYALSKMAAYTTVGLLVSFSSLLILSLFGAISVTPMILVLLFLNALFHACVGLIVSSLSPNVQVSSMLSVGLTLVSFYFSGTVVPLSAMPSKLQAIAWNYPLFLMSYVLRKQQLFLFNSADDMKKILLYVFITFSTCLVLGSMELRRR
- the yfcE gene encoding phosphodiesterase, which translates into the protein MRKVLVVSDTHGSFTSWQRLKSLVGQVDELYHLGDVLYHGPRNPIPEGYDPARLAEALRSENLFLVRGNCDADVDLLVLGISEAPKILTASFGQISFVMSHGELFENDEQMLSILEEHNAQVLFYGHTHIPRFEWLDSKLIINPGSLSLPKSRSEPGFVLIHAEETVEIALVSLSGKIVKEVSL
- the tsf gene encoding translation elongation factor Ts, which gives rise to MEISAEMVKKLREMTGAGVMECKTALSEANGDFEKAVEILRKRGMAVAQKKASRATKEGIITAYVHFNDKIGVLLELGCETDFVARLPEFKELAYNLAKQVAAMNPKYVSREDVPQEVIEKEKEIYLAQLKDSNKPQQVIEKIVQGKLEKFFEEVCLYDQKYIFDDTKTVKQIIDEAIAKIRENIQVTRFVRMQVGEE
- the coaD gene encoding pantetheine-phosphate adenylyltransferase; this translates as MKAMYPGSFDPITYGHLDVIQRALKIFDELWVVVMVNPKKKPLLPLERRLELIRELFENEPRVHVDNHDGLLVEYAKNRNIKIIVRGLRAVTDFQYELEMAIANKHLWPELETVFLMTDERYSFLSSSLVREVASMGGDVSRWVPANVLEALKELYGKGVL
- a CDS encoding metallophosphoesterase family protein: MIGDVHGCLDCLTKLLSKIPLTKDSRLIFLGDYVDRGPDSKGVVETLLELSENYDCIFIRGNHEQMMLDYVLNGTNLDLWLMNGASATLRSYGGVDRILKDHIEFLKSTSIYYVQGNDLFVHAGVRPNVPLEEQSEFDMLWIRYEFIYSENPLPGYRIFFGHTPFQDVLILKDKVGLDTGCVYGNKLSAIALETMQIFQVSCGG
- the lgt gene encoding prolipoprotein diacylglyceryl transferase → MKKVLLFLLLVLLAIFVALVFRGTLILPQYLIKIGNFELRFYSLFVLTGVLLSYSLARRQAKQENVDPEQVDELVFYSVVFGIVGARALYVLSNWKFYSRNPAEIVKIWHGGLSIQGAVLAGIAVFLLYSLIKKNVTFKPLQALDLGAAYLPLGQAIGRWGNFFNYEAFGEPTNLPWKMYVPVAMRPFEYRQYDYFHPTFLYESLWDFFVFLLLTRYLKHQRKNFGEVFSLYLCLYSLGRICIERLRLDSMYVGSIRLAQLISALSILIGFTLYIVLRGGMIDVRDR
- the pth gene encoding aminoacyl-tRNA hydrolase produces the protein MTVRYIIGLGNPGPRYASNRHNVGFMFLERFVQKTGCSSNFVRESNYELAKCGGCFLVKPLTYMNVSGQAVKSLMERYSLSAGDIIVVYDDVDLPLGKIRIRQKGSAGGHNGLKSIIEVLGTNEFVRLRIGIGPKPEGADLAEFVLSDFSEEERSVLDKVLDVAVEAVKTILTDGVQKAMSLFNSVEVIV
- a CDS encoding 50S ribosomal protein L25; protein product: MLTAEIRTEQGKRPVRRLRRQGMIPGIVYGPEMEPLAIKLKKQEVEKFVHAFSEAKPITLKIKTDTGEQEIEVFVKKVQIDKVTDEVVHIDFYKPAKGHTMRIEIPIRVVGKPVGVEKGGIMEIIHTELPVETLPDVLLEHIEIDVTQLDLGQSYHVRDLRLPKGMKALLPAEEALVTIIVPRGLEVTEVAAAPAETEPEVIKKGKKAEETEEEKE
- a CDS encoding ribose-phosphate pyrophosphokinase codes for the protein MPFQRNDLKFFAGNSNLPLAQKVAEYLGLRLGDCQVSRFSDGEINVRINETVRGHDVFVLQSFSPPVNENIMELLVMVDAFKRASANSIAVVIPYFGYARQDRKAKGRDPITAKLVANIITVAGATRVLTIDLHAEQIQGFFDIPLDNLYSFPVFIEEITKRYGNIKNDIVVVSPDVGAVRRASKLAEKLQVPLAILDKRRPADNVAEIVNIIGDVKGKIALMFDDIIDTGGTMIQGAQALKNAGAERILACATHGVLSGNAVEKIQNSQIDEVYITDTVYHKSLPSKFHVVSIANLLGEAIMRIRKNLSVSILFK
- the glmU gene encoding bifunctional UDP-N-acetylglucosamine diphosphorylase/glucosamine-1-phosphate N-acetyltransferase GlmU, with the protein product MRTMILAAGKGVRMKSKLPKVLHPVCGRAMLLWVLETAKKLGGHVCVVLGHAAEQIMQVVPPDVEVRIQGEQLGTAHAVMSAQDFIDPNDDLMILYGDMPLIKVETLKEVLDRHKTDENDVTIVSTLMTDPTGYGRILRDQTGKFVRIVEESDASDEEKSIREVNTGIYVFRGSSLLEALPKIRPDNSKKEYYLTDAVTLMNKVGIHQVRDWKQFVGVNDKVQLAFVQKIKQREILEELMLNGVTVLDPETTYVDADVEVGPDTTLYPMTFLIGKTKIGEQCVIGPMTRIENCTVGNRVRIISSDCVGATIEDDVSVGPYARLREGTVLKSNVKIGNFVEVKNSKIGSHTKAQHLAYLGDATIGENVNIGAGTITCNFDGKKKNPTFIDDEAFIGSNSSLIAPVKIGRGAIIAAGSVINQDVPEWSLAIARCRQTNKPGWVIKKREESGNAFST